From a single Nicotiana tabacum cultivar K326 chromosome 8, ASM71507v2, whole genome shotgun sequence genomic region:
- the LOC107799056 gene encoding uncharacterized protein LOC107799056 isoform X1: MGSCGNGSRVEMENGWSFLSSDPLTVTENCWAVAEEATEEVVNCLHPTLDTEEKRKDVIDYVQSLIKFSLGCEVFPYGSVPLKTYLPDGDIDLTVFSSSITEETLGRDVLAVLQEEEQKEDAEYDVRDTQFIDAEVKLVKCLVQNTVIDISFNQLGGLCTLCFLEQVDRLVGKNHLFKRSIILIKAWCYYESRILGAHHGLISTYALETLVLFIFHQFHSSLNGPLAVLYRFLDYYSKFDWDNYCISLNGPICKSSPDILVEMPDHISNNLLLSEEFLRNCMEMFSVPSRGLEVDTRVFQQKYLNIVDPLKENNNLGRSVNRGSFCRIQRAFRYGARKLGNILSLPSDRVADEIKKFFANTIERRRHNLLADLQDSGLIYGDEDTCSSLSPAESYADNRMLLKSSDGDFENDSLKKVFKSMSNELSSNLMNGVSSDMVSESGSFPDDAALSGFFLSTDESDHSASDPLNLDVANGTYDCCFNGNSMNFLSRKHYHDPPFHFNKSCVENGNSGPENLCQSDLSDSGLWVETRECALECSSIYQSGTDYSESVWSGGSVISSPKTSILGSLSLDIGERDLASTAGDVEALNPLVDLSGDYDSHIRSLLYGQCCYGFSLSAPVLNSPSSPSQCQNKHFWDTVRQSMPLRQNSFWQTNVNGMLVGPAVHRPDNYLPSTATLGSEKKETAQGIGTYFPNSNYSFQEIRCKGRTRIKAPRNHGQLHMHSSTHSNKWVPSLSDANRSEKCTVEISAVQSSVQVRGKFAVASQSDKLLKDFHANDFSHSSCIIEFGSLGNLSEDALSCTSHDVLLIPSVPQKVQLPESVCSKQERAAEHLLRLKNEDEFPPLSLSKG; this comes from the exons atgGGTTCTTGTGGAAACGGAAGCCGGGTTGAAATGGAGAACGGTTGGAGTTTTTTGAGTTCTGATCCTTTAACAGTTACTGAGAATTGTTGGGCTGTTGCTGAAGAAGCTACAGAAGAAGTGGTGAATTGTCTTCATCCAACACTTGACACTGAGGAAAAGAGGAAAGACGTTATAGATTACGTCCAGAGTCTCATCAAATTCTCTCTTGGATGCGAG GTCTTCCCATATGGATCAGTGCCACTGAAGACCTACCTTCCTGATGGTGACATTGATTTGACTGTTTTTAGCAGTTCTATTACAGAAGAAACATTGGGCCGTGATGTTCTTGCTGTTCTGCAGGAAGAAGAGCAAAAAGAAGATGCTGAGTATGATGTCAGGGATACCCAATTTATTGATGCTGAG GTTAAGCTGGTGAAATGTCTTGTACAAAATACTGTGATAGATATATCCTTTAATCAGTTAGGAGGACTTTGCACACTTTGTTTCCTTGAGCAG GTAGATCGTCTTGTTGGGAAAAATCATCTCTTCAAACGTAGTATTATTTTGATAAAGGCTTGGTGCTATTATGAAAGTCGTATTCTTGGTGCACATCATGGTCTGATTTCCACATATGCTTTGGAAACACTGGTCTTATTTATATTCCATCAGTTCCATTCTTCGTTAAATGGTCCTCTAGCG GTTCTCTATAGATTTTTGGATTACTACAGCAAATTTGATTGGGACAACTATTGTATCAGTTTGAATGGTCCAATATGCAAATCATCTCCTGACATATTAG TTGAAATGCCAGATCATATAAGCAACAATCTGTTGCTTAGTGAAGAGTTTCTAAGGAACTGTATGGAAATGTTCTCAGTTCCATCCAGGGGTCTTGAGGTGGACACACGAGTATTTCAACAAAAGTATCTAAATATAGttgaccccttgaaggagaatAACAACCTTGGCCGTAGTGTCAACAGAG GGAGTTTCTGTCGAATACAAAGAGCTTTTAGGTATGGGGCCCGCAAGCTTGGGAACATTCTTTCGTTACCATCTGATAGAGTTGCCGATGAGATCAAGAAGTTCTTCGCAAATACTATTGAGAGGCGTAGACACAATCTTTTGGCTGATTTACAAGATTCCGGCCTAATATATGGTGATGAAGACACATGTTCTTCGTTATCCCCTGCTGAATCGTATGCTGACAATAGAATGCTTCTGAAATCATCCGATGGTGATTTTGAGAATGATAGCCTGAAAAAGGTATTTAAATCAATGTCAAATGAGTTGTCGAGTAACTTGATGAATGGAGTTTCTTCAGATATGGTGTCAGAAAGTGGCTCCTTTCCAGATGATGCAGCATTGTCAGGATTCTTTCTATCTACGGATGAAAGTGATCATTCAGCTTCTGATCCTCTAAATCTTGATGTTGCAAATGGAACATATGACTGTTGTTTTAATGGAAACTCCATGAATTTTCTTTCTAGGAAGCATTACCATGATCCTCCGTTTCATTTCAATAAATCATGTGTTGAAAATGGAAACTCTGGGCCTGAGAATCTGTGCCAAAGTGACCTATCTGATTCTGGTTTGTGGGTAGAAACCAGAGAGTGCGCTCTGGAGTGCAGCAGCATATACCAATCAGGTACAGATTATAGCGAGAGCGTCTGGTCTGGTGGTTCAGTAATCTCGAGTCCAAAGACCAGTATTCTAGGAAGTTTATCTCTCGATATTGGGGAAAGGGACTTGGCGAGCACAGCCGGAGATGTTGAAGCTTTGAATCCTTTGGTGGACTTAAGTGGGGACTATGACAGCCATATACGGAGTTTGCTCTATGGCCAGTGTTGCTATGGTTTTTCTCTGTCAGCACCAGTACTCAATAGTCCATCATCACCATCTCAATGTCAGAACAAGCACTTTTGGGATACTGTGCGGCAATCGATGCCACTTAGACAGAACTCATTTTGGCAAACAAATGTGAATGGCATGCTTGTAGGACCAGCTGTTCACCGTCCTGATAATTATCTACCATCTACTGCTACTTTAGGTTCTGAGAAGAAAGAAACGGCACAAGGAATTGGCACCTACTTCCCGAATTCG AATTATTCTTTCCAGGAGATACGGTGTAAAGGAAGGACTAGGATTAAGGCACCAAGAAATCATGGTCAGTTGCACATGCATAGTAGCACTCATAGTAATAAGTGGGTTCCTTCTCTTTCCGATGCAAATCGTTCAGAAAAGTGTACAGTAGAGATTTCAGCTGTGCAATCTTCTGTTCAAGTTCGTGGAAAGTTTGCTGTAGCTAGCCAATCTGATAAGCTCCTCAAAGATTTTCATGCCAATGATTTCTCGCATTCATCATGTATAATTGAGTTTGGATCTCTGGGGAATCTTTCTGAAGATGCACTTTCATGCACTTCTCATGACGTGCTCCTGATTCCAAGTGTCCCGCAAAAGGTGCAGCTTCCAGAATCTGTATGTAGTAAACAAGAAAG GGCTGCAGAACATTTGTTGCGCCTTAAGAATGAAGATGAGTTCCCTCCTCTGTCTTTGTCGAAGGGTTAG
- the LOC107799056 gene encoding uncharacterized protein LOC107799056 isoform X2 translates to MTSVFKPSESVKRTELDEVKLVKCLVQNTVIDISFNQLGGLCTLCFLEQVDRLVGKNHLFKRSIILIKAWCYYESRILGAHHGLISTYALETLVLFIFHQFHSSLNGPLAVLYRFLDYYSKFDWDNYCISLNGPICKSSPDILVEMPDHISNNLLLSEEFLRNCMEMFSVPSRGLEVDTRVFQQKYLNIVDPLKENNNLGRSVNRGSFCRIQRAFRYGARKLGNILSLPSDRVADEIKKFFANTIERRRHNLLADLQDSGLIYGDEDTCSSLSPAESYADNRMLLKSSDGDFENDSLKKVFKSMSNELSSNLMNGVSSDMVSESGSFPDDAALSGFFLSTDESDHSASDPLNLDVANGTYDCCFNGNSMNFLSRKHYHDPPFHFNKSCVENGNSGPENLCQSDLSDSGLWVETRECALECSSIYQSGTDYSESVWSGGSVISSPKTSILGSLSLDIGERDLASTAGDVEALNPLVDLSGDYDSHIRSLLYGQCCYGFSLSAPVLNSPSSPSQCQNKHFWDTVRQSMPLRQNSFWQTNVNGMLVGPAVHRPDNYLPSTATLGSEKKETAQGIGTYFPNSNYSFQEIRCKGRTRIKAPRNHGQLHMHSSTHSNKWVPSLSDANRSEKCTVEISAVQSSVQVRGKFAVASQSDKLLKDFHANDFSHSSCIIEFGSLGNLSEDALSCTSHDVLLIPSVPQKVQLPESVCSKQERAAEHLLRLKNEDEFPPLSLSKG, encoded by the exons ATGACAAGTGTATTCAAACCTTCAGAATCTGTAAAACGAACTGAATTGGATGAA GTTAAGCTGGTGAAATGTCTTGTACAAAATACTGTGATAGATATATCCTTTAATCAGTTAGGAGGACTTTGCACACTTTGTTTCCTTGAGCAG GTAGATCGTCTTGTTGGGAAAAATCATCTCTTCAAACGTAGTATTATTTTGATAAAGGCTTGGTGCTATTATGAAAGTCGTATTCTTGGTGCACATCATGGTCTGATTTCCACATATGCTTTGGAAACACTGGTCTTATTTATATTCCATCAGTTCCATTCTTCGTTAAATGGTCCTCTAGCG GTTCTCTATAGATTTTTGGATTACTACAGCAAATTTGATTGGGACAACTATTGTATCAGTTTGAATGGTCCAATATGCAAATCATCTCCTGACATATTAG TTGAAATGCCAGATCATATAAGCAACAATCTGTTGCTTAGTGAAGAGTTTCTAAGGAACTGTATGGAAATGTTCTCAGTTCCATCCAGGGGTCTTGAGGTGGACACACGAGTATTTCAACAAAAGTATCTAAATATAGttgaccccttgaaggagaatAACAACCTTGGCCGTAGTGTCAACAGAG GGAGTTTCTGTCGAATACAAAGAGCTTTTAGGTATGGGGCCCGCAAGCTTGGGAACATTCTTTCGTTACCATCTGATAGAGTTGCCGATGAGATCAAGAAGTTCTTCGCAAATACTATTGAGAGGCGTAGACACAATCTTTTGGCTGATTTACAAGATTCCGGCCTAATATATGGTGATGAAGACACATGTTCTTCGTTATCCCCTGCTGAATCGTATGCTGACAATAGAATGCTTCTGAAATCATCCGATGGTGATTTTGAGAATGATAGCCTGAAAAAGGTATTTAAATCAATGTCAAATGAGTTGTCGAGTAACTTGATGAATGGAGTTTCTTCAGATATGGTGTCAGAAAGTGGCTCCTTTCCAGATGATGCAGCATTGTCAGGATTCTTTCTATCTACGGATGAAAGTGATCATTCAGCTTCTGATCCTCTAAATCTTGATGTTGCAAATGGAACATATGACTGTTGTTTTAATGGAAACTCCATGAATTTTCTTTCTAGGAAGCATTACCATGATCCTCCGTTTCATTTCAATAAATCATGTGTTGAAAATGGAAACTCTGGGCCTGAGAATCTGTGCCAAAGTGACCTATCTGATTCTGGTTTGTGGGTAGAAACCAGAGAGTGCGCTCTGGAGTGCAGCAGCATATACCAATCAGGTACAGATTATAGCGAGAGCGTCTGGTCTGGTGGTTCAGTAATCTCGAGTCCAAAGACCAGTATTCTAGGAAGTTTATCTCTCGATATTGGGGAAAGGGACTTGGCGAGCACAGCCGGAGATGTTGAAGCTTTGAATCCTTTGGTGGACTTAAGTGGGGACTATGACAGCCATATACGGAGTTTGCTCTATGGCCAGTGTTGCTATGGTTTTTCTCTGTCAGCACCAGTACTCAATAGTCCATCATCACCATCTCAATGTCAGAACAAGCACTTTTGGGATACTGTGCGGCAATCGATGCCACTTAGACAGAACTCATTTTGGCAAACAAATGTGAATGGCATGCTTGTAGGACCAGCTGTTCACCGTCCTGATAATTATCTACCATCTACTGCTACTTTAGGTTCTGAGAAGAAAGAAACGGCACAAGGAATTGGCACCTACTTCCCGAATTCG AATTATTCTTTCCAGGAGATACGGTGTAAAGGAAGGACTAGGATTAAGGCACCAAGAAATCATGGTCAGTTGCACATGCATAGTAGCACTCATAGTAATAAGTGGGTTCCTTCTCTTTCCGATGCAAATCGTTCAGAAAAGTGTACAGTAGAGATTTCAGCTGTGCAATCTTCTGTTCAAGTTCGTGGAAAGTTTGCTGTAGCTAGCCAATCTGATAAGCTCCTCAAAGATTTTCATGCCAATGATTTCTCGCATTCATCATGTATAATTGAGTTTGGATCTCTGGGGAATCTTTCTGAAGATGCACTTTCATGCACTTCTCATGACGTGCTCCTGATTCCAAGTGTCCCGCAAAAGGTGCAGCTTCCAGAATCTGTATGTAGTAAACAAGAAAG GGCTGCAGAACATTTGTTGCGCCTTAAGAATGAAGATGAGTTCCCTCCTCTGTCTTTGTCGAAGGGTTAG